Genomic window (Pieris rapae chromosome 12, ilPieRapa1.1, whole genome shotgun sequence):
CCACATTTTATAAGCATTATAGCCATATTTCAAGTTGCTTTTGTACGGAATGTATGCTCTAGTTTctgtttattgaaatataaaacatgtatGACAACTTCATTGCGTTCgtgattgtttaaatttcatatgtcaattgtcaaaattgTAAATCTATTGTATCcttgtttataaaacaatatgtttgttttctattaataacaGTTTCACATTTGTGTTATCATCGTCACAACGAAAGATTCGCAAGGATTGCGTTATAGTTATTATTGCTTCACAACGTTCTATCAATATATCACAACGAACAATCAATACGAACAACGATATCCTCGTGACGCGAGCGTCCCTCCGACGTACACAGATACTAACAGAATTAAGTTCACCCTTAAAAATCGCAATTCTCATCgtaatcaatcaaaattgCGACATTTTAAAcgtaaacaaaacaacaacaattacaaattctgACTCGATTTCAccactaaattataataaataatttgcgaTTTCAAAAAAACACGAATCGGCcgcaaaataatttcatgcaTTTCTAGCTTTATTactcttaaaatttatttagataatctTATTTACAATGTCTAACGATAATCGTCCGTCAGGCCCCGGCGGCCGCCATTTTCGCCCGGGGGCGTCAGTCCACGCGGGACGTCTCCGTAAAGCTGTCGTCGAGGAAAGTGGGCAACGACTGGTGCGATGGGAGGTGTGACGCCAAAGAGTCGAACGTCACGTTCTGCTCGACGAACGTGTTGTGCACCTGATGGGGCGGCTCGATGCGGAACTGGCCCAAGGTCCAGGGGTCGTTCGCTTCGGAGCGCCGCGAGGTGTCGAAGGCAGACAGGTCCGGCCACTGGGGCTGCGATACCGACGCGCTGTCGACTCGCTGTTGCAGCCCCCCACCGCTCCACACGAGCGACTCGATACTCGTGCTCATCTGACCGTATCTGTCTAGGCCCCACGATGTTGGAATGTCGGGCGTCGGAAGACTCTGCATGACGTCCGGTGCCTTCGGTCGCCCGTACATCTCCTGACTTCTGCTCAGGTGCGGTCGAGCGGCGTGCCCGCCTTCAGGACTGGGCAAGTGACAATCAGCGCGCATCATGGGACTGTATTTGCCGGCCACTCCGGGGCTCTTTTTATTGCCGTAACTGTTATCTATGCCCGGTCGCGGCGAGTAGGGGCTATGGTGTTGCGGCCGAGACATGGGGCTGTACTGACCGGGAGTTTTGTTTGGATTATTTCTCAGACTGTCGCTCTTGACCCCCAAGCCAGGATCTGGACTCGTGTGGGTCGCGGGGTGAGGAGAGAAGGGAGCGTGGTGTTTCGCGAGAGGACTGTAGTTTCCGGTATTCCAAGCGTTAGACTTCTGAAGATCCGTCTTTACCATTTGGCTCGTGTCCGGGCTGGGTTGGGCGGAGTAAGGACTGGGCTGAGAAGAATAGGGGCTCGGTTGGGTGGAGTAGGGGCTGGGTTGAGTCGAGTAGGGACTGGGCTGGGCGGGACTAGGTTGAGCAGAGTAGGGACTGTGTTGAGACGGGAACTGATCCTGCCTGGGCATCGGACTGTAGCTGCCATAGTTCCAGgtgtttggattttttatatCTGGTTTCACACCCATCGTTTCCGGGCTACGTTTATTTTCTAAAGAGGTGGTAGGACTGCATTGTTCTATGACCTTagtctgttttattttgttgtgaCTCTCCAATCTATTTAAGGGACTCGCTTCAGATTTGTGATTCGGTGTTCTTTTGAAAGGGACGTTCCAGGAGGCGTTATTTTTTACGATTTCCGACTGGACATCGGGACTACTCGGGACTTGGCTGTCAGGTTTCTGCACGGGGCTAAAATGTGGACTTCCTAAGTCCGCCTTCATTGGGTCGGATCTCGGAGTAGAAGAGGAGTCCGGTTTTAACTGAGCGAGAGGACTCGATAGTTTGGACATGGACGAAGAGTATTTAGATTCGTTTTGAGACGTCACAGCTTCTGAAGGTTCTTTGGGCGACGGAACTAGCTTAGTGTTGAGCGGGGATTTAATTTGTGCCTCGACAGCGGAATGTTTGTCAGTTCCAGCTACGTCGGTGACCTTTCGCGGTTCTTGAAATACGCTTGGGGAAGACTTGTCTGGAGACTTTATATCCAAAGTACTAGAACTCTCAGAAGCACTATCGGCCGACGCCTTCTTTTCCTCTTTATCTGAATGTAGTTTAGAtttcttagattttttattatctttcatcTTCTCTTCGGAATTTTTCGCTCTCTCGGGATCAAAactgatttttaaatcttctAATTCCTTGCCGGTGTACAGACGCTTCATGCCTCGGGGCAAAGCTCGACACAagcttaaatttattgattctAATTGGGTGCATTTTAACAACACTTTTTTGACAGGTTCCAGTGATACCGACGAGCCGAAAAGGTTCAAGATActgaaaatatgaattaaaaagataaattagCAACTAAAGAAGCAGATGCGAAGTATTTCCAACAAAAGTTTTgaatatacaacttttttatttgtagtttCGATTAAGACGGACAGGGTTAAAAACTCACCTTCTCATATACATTTCTACCagtattaataacaaaatttattaaaggaaaataaacaACTAGATTAGAAGTTCACTGGTAGGTAGTATAAACAATGTAACTAACCGTAATCTGCTATCCGTGGCATCTGCAAGTGCTGCCACAGCATCATCCAGTGGTCTTGTGGCTGAAGCCCACGACAGATCCAATTCCAGGAGGCTGTGGGACCACTTCTCGCAGATCAACTCCAGACAGGCCGTGCTCTGACGTGTCACGTTACATCCTAAGAATTGTccatttttatacttaatcaTCTTACTACACAGGCGAACCGTACGGCAAAAAGCGGTGATTAagtgatatattaattaaataaataaataaaaataaattattttatttactaaagcCCACCAAAATAACATTGTTAACAGACAATAGCAACTCTAGAGTAAATCACATTCTATATACAAGATAGATGATTTACGGTGTCACAATTAAgatgaacaaaaaaatttgCACACACCcacaaaatatagaatttacactgaattataataattatatatttaatgttaaatatattttacttgacGAAAAACATTTGAATCTTTAACTTTTAGTCTTGTtcatcataaaaatatgtacctcCAAGGAAAAGATGCTGTAGATCCCAAGCAGGTACGCGCACTAATCCCGAATCGGTCAAACGTTGAAGTCCTCTTAGGTCCAAAAGTTTAAGCCTCGTAGCGCCACGAACAAGGCGCGCTAAAGCCTCTTCCCCAAACCGGTATTCTCCAACCGCATTCCTTTCGGAGGCTGCGTCACCCGCTATTGATAGTTCTTCTAACATACTCCAACCTCTGGCTTCCATCTAAAATCACAAATTTATCAATGTTTATCTTCTATTCTGGATCTTTCTAATACGCTCATAATGGTCCTTCAAGCCGGAATAACTAACCTGTTGCGAGGTGGTTGCGTTGGCGAGTACAACCTGCGCGTTTGCAGCGCGGAAAACACGCAGCTTAGTGCAACCACGTTGAAGTGCTTCAAGTGGTACTGCGGCTGGATGCGACGTGGCCCGCGCACCAGATATATCCAGGACTTCCAAGTTGGGACAATTACTctgaaatacaaattttaacgTACTTTTAgactagtaatttatttattatttaaatgtactaaattttctttaaggtTTCGCTGGCTCTGACCCTAGTCATATTGACTAGGGTCGAGGGACCAtatggtccttcgagccggatgtAGTTTAAATACTTACCGCTACTGCTGTTAGAATTTGCTGTAAGGCCGAGAATTTGTTGTTGGCAAGCGTAAGGTGGGTAAGCCGACCTCCGAAAGGCTCCAACACACGCGCCACTGAAGCCGCTGATAAGCACGTGCTTAGGCCGCCTGTTTCTGACTGTAATTAACAGtgaagttattaataaaaatattttttatttttttatttattccactactACAATACTAGTTcttgtaatactttttgtgtCAATTGTaactataaaagtaaaacagataatgtatattataactatagtCGAGTCTAGAGGATATAGCATGTATTgctccaaaaaaatattcttacacCTACTAAAATGGCAAATTAGgactgttttattattctagtaAAAAAGCTattgcatttgtttttctttgcaGATTGCCTTcaaaatattccataataaatcATGACAGACGAGGAATACGTACCAACGACGACAAATCGATCCTCTGCATCTTAGGCAAACCTTGAAATAGGTCGTAGAGCTGGTCAGGCGTGATGCGACTCCAGCCGGCCACGCTTAGCTCTACTAGGTCAGGACAATAGTCCGCCAAACACGCTAGCACCCATGTCACGTTATTTACATTCCATTGAGCTGAAAtacaatcataatattaaaattcctaaaaaatataaagtactaTATATGAAGACTCAGCTCTTACAGTGAAACTGACTTATACCATATTTGTGTTGGTTTATTCATATTAGCTAGATAATGTTAGTAtgagtattttctttttcttgaaAAGGAATCGCACATATAGAAACTAGATGCTAGTTCTTTATTACGACCAGTGCACTCAAATAAGACTATTACTGTATAAAATTGGTgtgtgaataataaatttatttttatacataccaAGATTTAAAGTCTGACACTTGGACAATCTGTTCTCAAGCAGCCACACCAGTTTGTAATCAGTTTTGCATTTTTCTACAGTGTGTTGTGAGAGATCCACATTTCTCCAGAAGTCAGCCTTACAACTTACATTATACCATAATTTACATACTTTACCCAAtctgaaataaacatttattactaaattgtGGATTTGTAAAATAGTCAGATTTTGAAATTTGCCACTTAATAAAAGAGCTGTAttctttgaaaaatttaaattttgcttgttttgttatattggctaaatcaatttttaatacttttttcacACAAGTCAACAATATAATACGGTCATAAATCAAAGGCTAAGTCCAAGGACAGCCatatcactatttttttttttgcaatattcgtacatgtttataaaatgtataagttTATTCAATGGCTTATCAGCATATTaccataaacaaattttaagcAATAACAAATCTATTAAACAAAAGTGATTTTGCATACCTTACAATAGTCGGTAGGGATCCCTGTTGTACTACTACATTATCAAATATCTTGGATAGAATTTCCACAGGCACCGAAGTGCCCCACGGACTTTGTGGCCCAATGTCTCTGACTGCGGGACTATCTCTACTTTTTTCAGTCTTTTGAgctgtaataaacaaaaataaaagcttatgaaaatttttatgacacatacatatttagttctacaataatatttgtataaaataagcaCTAAGGAAGCACAATATAAATGCTAACAAATAGTAATCCAGTATTAAGTATTAAGCAGTGTTATAAGGTTtaataaatgctttaaaaaacgtgaaatattaattgattctTCATTATCTACCTTTAAACATCATTGACCCacattgattatttaaatttatcacacTGCTGCTGATCAAGGTTTGCATTTGGTGaattttgtgtattatataagtatacaacaggtgttatataataaatttaaaaaaagctgcAATAATTTCTATACTTATTTAACAAACGGCGGTTATTGGTTTGCTATTGTGATGTCTGTCaaaccattattttttattatatgcaaattaTGACAAAATCAAAGTATATACCTTTAGTTTTTGAATTAGTAGGTTTCCGTGGAGCTTTCTGTCTAGTACGTGGTTTGGGCGCTGCGACGCTCATAGCCGCTGCAGTGTCACCACGTGAAGGGTCATACTCTTCGCCTGAACTCTCGCTTGGGACGGGAGATGCTGCACGTTTCTTTCTAGACTTTCTTTGACCAATATCCGACATTGATTTTGGTGCCGGTTCGAtctgaaacattatttatgaaatcatGGGATTTGGTATGTATTTGAGATATAGAAAATTACTATAttgattgtaatttaataccaatatggtacttaaaaaatattgattatatatattattgcctggaagaaatccctcgaaagcgataaggccgccagttgccctccttttcatttcattatgttaaatttttatattgtaatataacgaaatgttaataaataaataaataataaatattctgaaAATTTTGGGCCTTCCCATCTAGAACTACAACGACgtagccaactagcttaattagccgataaattaaactaattaatttttatatcacatGTTTCATcgtatttgaaaaattattactctATATCTATAATGTTCAGGACAGGAATGGCCTGAGCATTAGCCAGCCAGATTATGTAGGTGGACTCATtttccgcaactagactcAAATTTGATCCGTTTTGCGTATAGGTAGCcagattattaaatgttgtaacaaacattacactgaatatctttcaggccgttagttaaacggcgacgtttagttaaaaggctaggctgttaattcaGTGGcttattaagctagttggGTGCAACATATATGTGTAGTGTGGGTAGCCAGACAAAGTGTTtttgaaaaacattaattgtaCACTAATAACAGCaagttgtattgtattgtaaatgGCTTACAAGTATATTATAGCATAAATGGGATgtcttacaaataaaataaacagatagaggttttgtaaatatttgttataaccAGACTGCTTTCCTTGAATACTAGTTACTAATGTAAGAAACTTCATTACATCCTAACCGTCTTAATAAACTTCAAATAGCTACTGATTGTTCGTCTTTATCACCTCACTTTCCTTATCAAGTtgcttttgaaataaataaacatgacaaCACAGTAACTAGTTGAGACTTATAGCAAGTTACAATGGTCCATGTATAAGAGACCTAGAATACTGCGAGTATGCTAAtagatttacttatttatctGCTTAGTTCAATCACATATTATGCAACCTGAATTTATATCCATACCTAAAATCTTATACATTAaacagtaaattataaaattgtatatgttttcataatatgttataGCCACCTTTACCACCCACCAAGGATTGTAATAGAGTATTAACAATGCATAAACTGTCCAATACaacaaaatttctaaattttataaaaatattgaattaaattaaagtgtaaacaAATCAGAAGAGCaagttcatttaaaaatatagattaagaGCTGAACAGAAGTTGACCTGAGGCATAAAGTGAAAGTTATTTGGTTGCATCACAGACAATCTTTTACTTGTTATATGCTTCAAAAACATGTTAACACTATTAAACTGTACCTGgagaagtgttttttttatataaaatactgtataGTTTTTTAAGTATACGGTTTtgatgagaaaaaaaaatcataggtACAatcagtttatatataaacctatcctatttaaaaaataaatgatgtaacTGGAAAtagtttaagataatttaatttgttatcttCTTCctgtttaaaagatttaatattatttctgaataaataactaatgCTTGAGgctatatatttctatatatttctaagctattcttatatatatatatatatatagaagaaCATTCATTGGTGAAAATATggattctataaataatagtttaaaaaatttgtgtcacaatatttttgatttacttACTATACTCACTGCTTCCTGAACACTTGTTTTCCTAATTTTAATCTTTAGGTTAGTACTGGTATCCACTATCTGACTTCGATATGTGGGTGTACATTCAGACTTCTTAGATTTCTTTTTGCTACGAGAACTACACAGTCCTAGCATTGACCGAGGTTTACCACTACACGGGGTCACTATGTGAGTCCTTTGCTCCTTAGAAGAGTCTTTACGTTTATTCTTTTTAGAGGATAATTGACTAAGTTCATGACTGTATGGTTTACCACTCAGCCGCGGCATCAATTTCAACTTAACACTTCTTTCTAGCACTTCATCTTCTGAACTTTCATTTTCACCAGCAGAGTCACCTTCATCCTCGTCTTGTTGACACTCACTACTACTTACTAAATTCAGGTTTTTACCACCTTTTGAGACTACACTGTTACTCTTATGTGTCCTACTGCGTTCACGAGAATGTTTTTTTCGCTTCCTTTCTGAAGGAAGATAACCATTAAGTGTTGACTGATTTGATTCACGCCTTGATCGCTGCTTGTGCTTTTTGTGTCGGGACCGTGGTGCTTTCGGAATAGCTCCATTCACAACCTGCATTTTCTGATGTGCTATATCATCTATGCTTTGTTCGAAGTCTGTTTCCAGTTTAACACAGGAATAGTCTTCGAGCTGGTCCTGCTCATCCGAATCCGAGCTAGTTCCAGACTTGGCGGAACTCTCGTCAGGAAAGAGGTCCTTGCGGACCGACAATCTCGTGGTCTCAGCAGCATCATAGCCACCGTTGTGTGGACTCGAGTGGTCCGACATTCCGCCCACCTCCCGCCGCCCTGGCGAACCACTTCTATAAAACTCTCACCGTCACCTGTCTGTTGTGAGGTAAACAATCAGTTTGACACATCACATTTTCACTTTTGATACTGCAACACTTTTTACAAACGAATAATCCGACTACCTCTGATTGCAGGCATTCGATGTTGTTGTCATCATTTGCTTTCTTATTTGGCACTTCTGGATTCAATGCAAAGcatctttttttctttacgtATTCGCATTTTAGGTCATCCATGTTCATGTAACGTTGTGATTGCGAAAAACAACGTATAGATCATTTTCGCGGACACGAACACAATTGagataaacaaattaacaattacACAGAATCTGGGAATTCACACCGacacagatattttaattatccaGAAGTGGACGAAAACTGTTGACCTTGTTATAAGCTTATTAGGTTTCAAATTTTAGTCAACAGATGCAGACATTTGTCACAAAGGTTGATCTTGAGCTGTTGTTCAGTGTTAACAATcaagaaattaatatctttGAAAAGACGTCTTTCGTTTTCTGTAgcattaatttcttttttacaactaccttttttaaatagtcacaatactgaaaacaatatttaatataatactattgTTTCTATACCTAACgcaaacataataaacactttttttaatgaataagttaaataagaaAGGTCCTGTTATATTATACCAGACAAAGCAGACGTCttaacaaacatatatttttataatgaaaatcttAAATCTGTCAATTACATGCACTTGGTCTCCACCCagacttttttaatttggtttgaCCAATAAccagtaagtatttattttacaacatgTCAGCTATTGGGCAAAGCAACTGTCAAAGTTTAGATTACCAATAGAATTTCGAGACAGATAACACATAGAAGACCTGCGTATattgtcattttattattgctaGGGTAATCAATAGATGGCAGTTATATCAGTTTTCTAACATGGGAGCAGGCACTGGAGGCGGGATGCTATTCTAAGACATGTGTCATACTAAAAAACAAACGTTAATAAGTCCCACCTAAGAAATTATTtccaaattaaattctaatcgAGAAACTTTTCTCCTTAGTTTAATGATTCGtctattattgatttaaataaagtatctcTTTAATAGTCTGTACTCTGTGTCCTGTCAtctgtgttaaaaatatgtaggtacCTTTGCtttgttgtttgtttaataatattaaattaatttaaatacattagttaaataagtataaagtatgttttttatgcCTTTTAATTGTGTCTATGCTGCCTGAGACAAGAAATCGTATATGATATAATAGTCATTGCTAAGTCTCgcaatctttttttataatatttaaaaacaagccTAGTTCTTTTGCTTACGATCATCATGACGtatctattataaatgtactGTGTGATAATGATAACCTACACGCTCTTTCTGTAGCTGATATATAAAGTGGTgagtcatatttaaatttatttgctgTATTGATGATCTCATATTATCGTATTATAGGTATTGTACATAAAACGAgttgtacaattatttttgtcatgGTTGATAGCTGCATAATTGTTAATTGGTAGTCAagatttttttgcaatattgtaaaaaagaaagaaaactcGGTAGTAacactaaaatatatgtttatgtcGCATTTGTTGTTTTACATCATTTgtagtatgaataaataagagAAGTATTTTTTCATCTTACAAAAGCATCTCAATCAACACACAGATCTACAAtagattttttgaataaacttGCTGCATATTTGGAGGGTGATGTAGAAGATGGCAAAGATCAATTATCTtctattcattttgttttagcTAATATAGAATGGTATAgcacataataaaatgttacaaacaTTGTCAGTAGTGGTGGTACCtaaattgtaaagaaaatacattttatctcTGTCATTAAATTTCAGACAATGATATAGTGGCaatgctatatttttatttccataagATTTTAGTCAAACTACTGCATAAGTTTTCTTTAACTTATTTCCtctttctaattaaaattcatgaatgtttttaacataaagCTCCCTCTCCATTCTTAAAGgtagattataaaattatattcttattttttaactctataattgtaattttcttaAGATTAGACTGacataaatcattaaaagtaAGATTCTTCTAAATGATTTATGTCAAACtacattatttcattaacTGTTACTTAGTACATAAAAAcatggtttttttaataaagatttttttttattttgtacacaATTTTTGCTTCTACATCTAATGGTACTACTACTGTACTTCAAcaggatatattatatattgaattaaatatttttttcctcaCTATGAAATGGACATGAAGTATAAGTTCTACTAGTGTCAACTAGCCTaagagaatatataaaattcatggtacttattttgttacagatctaattataattttatgccaTCGCTCCACTGCACCGTGAAGGTGAATGAACAAGACTTTGGTATTGTGCATCAGGTACTGGTGTCAGTGAGGGTTGTGATGTGTCCGCATGTAGTATTAATGGTGGGGGCCTGGTGGCGGCGATGAGTAATGGTGCTGATGCTGAGGCATGGTGGACGCGGCTGCGGAGCCCCGGGCCGCCCACAATGTTACCACCAGCATTACCAAgtaagtttcataataaatcattcttatttttataatctgttctaataatcaaattataaagaaaatttataggAACTActtgtttcatatatataacaagcaACTTGcatttatatgtgtattgaTGActgtagaaaaaatattttatctcacataatatatacattgtatctatatttttattgcctgTTAACTTTGGCCTTTGAGTGACTGTGGACTAACCCAATCAGTGATATGATTTGCTCTATTGTGAGTAGAATAttcaaattgatatttatggTTTAGAAGTTCACATGTCGTGTTATCATCAGTAAACGGCGCTATTATCATCTTGACCCCGACTCAACGATCAATCTATTTAGCCTTTCCTTTTTAGCAAATATTGAtctatcaatttttatttacgaatGCAACATCAATGCAGCATCTTGTTTAAAATgcttcaatatataaattgtctaTAACATTATACATAGCATAGACGCAAGCATCATGGCTGATTGTTgcgtatttttttcatacatatcTTATTAATGATTCTTAGGTTTGTattcaaaa
Coding sequences:
- the LOC111001590 gene encoding uncharacterized protein LOC111001590 yields the protein MSDHSSPHNGGYDAAETTRLSVRKDLFPDESSAKSGTSSDSDEQDQLEDYSCVKLETDFEQSIDDIAHQKMQVVNGAIPKAPRSRHKKHKQRSRRESNQSTLNGYLPSERKRKKHSRERSRTHKSNSVVSKGGKNLNLVSSSECQQDEDEGDSAGENESSEDEVLERSVKLKLMPRLSGKPYSHELSQLSSKKNKRKDSSKEQRTHIVTPCSGKPRSMLGLCSSRSKKKSKKSECTPTYRSQIVDTSTNLKIKIRKTSVQEAVSIIEPAPKSMSDIGQRKSRKKRAASPVPSESSGEEYDPSRGDTAAAMSVAAPKPRTRQKAPRKPTNSKTKAQKTEKSRDSPAVRDIGPQSPWGTSVPVEILSKIFDNVVVQQGSLPTIVRLGKVCKLWYNVSCKADFWRNVDLSQHTVEKCKTDYKLVWLLENRLSKCQTLNLAQWNVNNVTWVLACLADYCPDLVELSVAGWSRITPDQLYDLFQGLPKMQRIDLSSLSETGGLSTCLSAASVARVLEPFGGRLTHLTLANNKFSALQQILTAVASNCPNLEVLDISGARATSHPAAVPLEALQRGCTKLRVFRAANAQVVLANATTSQQMEARGWSMLEELSIAGDAASERNAVGEYRFGEEALARLVRGATRLKLLDLRGLQRLTDSGLVRVPAWDLQHLFLGGCNVTRQSTACLELICEKWSHSLLELDLSWASATRPLDDAVAALADATDSRLRILNLFGSSVSLEPVKKVLLKCTQLESINLSLCRALPRGMKRLYTGKELEDLKISFDPERAKNSEEKMKDNKKSKKSKLHSDKEEKKASADSASESSSTLDIKSPDKSSPSVFQEPRKVTDVAGTDKHSAVEAQIKSPLNTKLVPSPKEPSEAVTSQNESKYSSSMSKLSSPLAQLKPDSSSTPRSDPMKADLGSPHFSPVQKPDSQVPSSPDVQSEIVKNNASWNVPFKRTPNHKSEASPLNRLESHNKIKQTKVIEQCSPTTSLENKRSPETMGVKPDIKNPNTWNYGSYSPMPRQDQFPSQHSPYSAQPSPAQPSPYSTQPSPYSTQPSPYSSQPSPYSAQPSPDTSQMVKTDLQKSNAWNTGNYSPLAKHHAPFSPHPATHTSPDPGLGVKSDSLRNNPNKTPGQYSPMSRPQHHSPYSPRPGIDNSYGNKKSPGVAGKYSPMMRADCHLPSPEGGHAARPHLSRSQEMYGRPKAPDVMQSLPTPDIPTSWGLDRYGQMSTSIESLVWSGGGLQQRVDSASVSQPQWPDLSAFDTSRRSEANDPWTLGQFRIEPPHQVHNTFVEQNVTFDSLASHLPSHQSLPTFLDDSFTETSRVD